A region from the Myxococcales bacterium genome encodes:
- a CDS encoding acyl-CoA dehydrogenase, translating into MEYLYCIAWGSSAILLAALFLFFGHAFLAGVLSGAWLILGGILGGHTGSLAFRVFVLLYVLWALVFGIPSLRRAVISSWVMRIMRHVLPRMGETERIALDAGTVWWDGELFSGSPDWTKLMAFKKRTLTDKERAFLNGPVEELCEMLDEWSIRQKGDLPKEIWEFIKTHGFFGMIIPEAYGGLGFSAIAHSAVVTKLSSRSVTAAVTVMVPNSLGPAELLLHYGTESQKQYYLPRLARGQDIPCFALTGPEAGSDAAATQSIGEVCRGQYEGKDVVGMRLNWRKRYITLGPVSTVIGLAFRLRDPNGLLGGNEDLGITCALVPSHLPGINIGERHDPMGVPFLNGPNTGKDVFVPLDFIIGGPEMAGQGWRMLMECLAAGRSISLPALSVGAIELSARVTGAYATVREQFDTPIGRFEGIEEPLARIAGTAYWANAVRTLTASSVDAGEKPAVISAIAKCYLTDAMRSVVNDAMDIRAGAGICRGPRNMLANAYVAAPIGITVEGANILTRSMIIYGQGAIRCHPFVREEMLSVPAGDVRMFDRAFFGHVGFVLSNVTRALVLGLTGGRLAPVRVTGAVRPWLRQFSRMSAAFALVSDVAMAMLGGSLKRREKISGRLADALAWLYIGAAVIKRYYDEGQRKDYLPFMQWCSTHALYQIQQALQGVLSNLPMRAAAWVVKGLIFPWGSSYAEPSDKLGAQVARALLEDKQEREELTEDIYIPPADEPGLGRLEAALDKAVDALRVEARIRDAIRAGRLDKAPGDELVRNAQRAGIITEDEIQVLHLADEARNEVIQVDAFPAHAPVSPSLLPISRSLSRPPPGPLRS; encoded by the coding sequence ATGGAGTACTTGTATTGTATTGCCTGGGGAAGCAGCGCGATTTTGTTGGCGGCTTTGTTTCTCTTTTTTGGTCATGCCTTTTTAGCGGGTGTCCTTTCAGGTGCCTGGCTCATCCTGGGCGGCATATTGGGAGGGCATACGGGCTCTTTGGCATTCCGCGTGTTCGTACTGCTCTATGTGCTTTGGGCGTTGGTTTTTGGGATTCCGTCCCTAAGACGCGCCGTGATTTCCTCCTGGGTAATGCGCATCATGCGCCATGTTCTTCCAAGGATGGGAGAAACCGAACGTATCGCCTTGGATGCGGGAACCGTATGGTGGGACGGCGAGCTTTTTTCAGGCTCCCCTGACTGGACCAAGTTGATGGCGTTCAAGAAGCGGACACTCACCGATAAGGAGCGGGCATTTCTCAACGGCCCAGTCGAAGAGCTTTGCGAAATGTTGGATGAATGGAGCATTCGTCAAAAAGGAGACCTGCCAAAAGAGATTTGGGAATTCATAAAGACACACGGTTTTTTTGGCATGATCATTCCCGAGGCGTACGGGGGCTTGGGCTTCTCAGCCATCGCGCACTCTGCGGTCGTCACCAAGCTCTCAAGCAGGAGCGTCACTGCGGCGGTGACAGTGATGGTGCCTAACTCGTTAGGCCCCGCTGAGCTCTTGCTCCATTATGGCACCGAGTCCCAAAAGCAGTATTACTTACCCAGGCTTGCGCGCGGTCAAGATATCCCGTGTTTTGCGCTGACCGGCCCCGAGGCAGGCAGCGACGCTGCCGCCACCCAAAGCATCGGCGAGGTATGCCGCGGACAATACGAAGGCAAGGACGTCGTGGGTATGCGCCTAAACTGGCGAAAACGCTACATCACTTTGGGGCCAGTCTCGACAGTGATCGGGCTAGCGTTTCGTTTGAGAGATCCCAACGGATTGTTGGGCGGCAACGAAGATCTCGGCATCACGTGCGCGCTAGTTCCCTCGCACTTGCCTGGCATCAATATCGGCGAGCGACATGACCCCATGGGGGTTCCATTCCTCAACGGCCCGAACACAGGCAAAGATGTGTTTGTGCCGTTGGATTTTATCATTGGGGGGCCCGAGATGGCGGGGCAGGGCTGGCGCATGCTGATGGAGTGCTTGGCTGCGGGCCGGTCGATATCCTTGCCGGCCTTGTCCGTGGGCGCCATCGAATTGTCGGCGCGCGTCACTGGCGCGTATGCGACCGTAAGGGAGCAGTTCGATACGCCGATTGGCAGATTCGAAGGCATTGAAGAGCCTTTGGCGAGAATTGCAGGCACAGCGTATTGGGCGAACGCCGTTCGAACGTTGACGGCTTCGTCCGTGGATGCGGGCGAGAAGCCGGCGGTGATCTCGGCCATTGCCAAGTGCTATCTGACCGATGCCATGCGCTCGGTCGTCAACGATGCGATGGATATTCGAGCCGGAGCAGGCATCTGTCGCGGGCCTAGAAATATGTTGGCCAACGCCTACGTCGCTGCACCCATTGGCATCACCGTGGAGGGTGCCAACATTCTTACCCGATCCATGATCATCTATGGACAGGGTGCGATACGCTGTCATCCTTTCGTGCGCGAAGAAATGCTGTCGGTGCCTGCCGGCGACGTTCGCATGTTTGATCGCGCGTTTTTTGGGCATGTGGGATTTGTGCTCAGCAACGTGACGCGCGCCCTGGTCCTTGGTTTGACCGGAGGTCGCTTAGCCCCAGTCAGGGTGACGGGGGCGGTCAGGCCGTGGCTCAGGCAGTTTTCTCGGATGAGTGCAGCGTTTGCATTGGTGTCAGATGTAGCGATGGCGATGTTGGGTGGATCGCTCAAGCGGCGGGAAAAAATCAGCGGCCGACTGGCCGATGCGCTTGCATGGCTCTACATCGGTGCGGCCGTAATAAAGCGATACTACGACGAGGGCCAACGAAAGGACTATCTGCCGTTCATGCAGTGGTGCTCTACCCATGCGCTTTATCAAATTCAGCAAGCGCTGCAGGGTGTGCTCAGTAACTTGCCGATGCGAGCAGCCGCTTGGGTCGTCAAGGGGCTGATCTTTCCGTGGGGCAGCAGTTACGCTGAGCCCAGTGACAAACTCGGCGCCCAGGTGGCGCGCGCTTTGCTTGAGGACAAGCAAGAACGCGAAGAGCTCACCGAAGATATCTACATTCCCCCTGCGGACGAGCCGGGCCTCGGTCGCCTCGAGGCTGCGCTCGATAAGGCGGTCGATGCACTTCGGGTCGAGGCGCGTATTCGTGATGCCATCAGGGCAGGCAGGCTGGACAAGGCCCCGGGAGATGAGCTTGTCAGAAACGCGCAACGCGCTGGCATCATCACGGAGGATGAAATCCAAGTGTTACATCTAGCGGATGAGGCGCGCAATGAGGTCATTCAGGTGGACGCGTTTCCTGCGCATGCACCCGTTAGCCCGAGCCTTTTGCCGATCTCGCGTTCCCTCTCCCGGCCGCCCCCGGGCCCTCTCCGAAGTTAG
- a CDS encoding ribosome maturation factor RimP encodes MRALSDREQRLSPIIEPLCHAHGVRVVQIKYGREPGGGLLQIMIERLTDDDQGGQGGITLEDCVRVSRDVSVALDANLVLEGRYRLEVTSPGLERPLVAEQDFERFKGREIKVHTVGPVDGRRRFQGVLEGLFGSRIRLSQEGEPIDIALDNVKKAHLVYHFGRPTRHTGERHAEG; translated from the coding sequence ATGCGTGCTTTATCCGATCGGGAACAGCGCCTTTCACCCATTATTGAGCCTTTGTGTCATGCACATGGCGTCCGCGTGGTGCAAATTAAGTATGGGCGCGAACCGGGCGGCGGATTGCTACAAATCATGATCGAGCGGCTTACAGATGATGACCAAGGCGGGCAAGGCGGCATTACCCTTGAAGACTGCGTGAGGGTGAGCCGCGATGTTTCCGTCGCACTTGATGCCAACCTAGTGCTGGAGGGGCGCTATCGCCTTGAGGTCACGTCGCCGGGCTTAGAGCGTCCCCTGGTTGCCGAACAAGATTTTGAACGGTTTAAGGGACGGGAGATCAAAGTCCACACCGTGGGGCCGGTTGATGGGAGGCGCCGTTTTCAGGGTGTCCTTGAAGGGCTTTTTGGCAGCCGGATTAGACTCAGTCAGGAGGGCGAGCCCATCGACATCGCCCTAGACAATGTGAAAAAGGCCCATTTGGTTTACCATTTTGGCCGACCTACTCGACACACAGGAGAGCGTCATGCGGAAGGGTGA
- a CDS encoding thioredoxin domain-containing protein — translation MDTFRAHTESNQLGSESSPYLLQHANNPVHWYPFGAAAFEAAQKLGRPVLLSVGYSTCHWCHVMAHESFEDEEIAEVLNTRYVAIKVDREERPDVDAVYMSAVQAMSGRGGWPMTVWLTPSGKPFFAGTYFPARDGDRGTSYGFLTLLKALADRYQSSPMECETAAEHVASVIQEHLLPSSGAMPSEDVIERAMDTYREHYDAQYGGLKPAPKFPTSLPIRLCLRRYATQGDSTALDMATATLMHMAKGGIHDHLAGGFHRYSTDARWLVPHFEKMLYDNALLVLCYLDGYQATHNDLFREVVDDTLAYVTREMTTPEGGFYSATDADSVGPTNEHGEGWYFTWTPQEIAEVLGETDGDIVSRYFGVTPEGNFEGRNVLHVNQSLESFAEALGKPPLQVAQLITLGKQKLQEARSQRPLPALDDKVLLSWNALMIQAFARASRVLDHAPSKYAALSAADFIITKMSRDSRLFRSYSRGETRHPGYLQDYACWIAALLDLFELTGDVAWLNRAMAYDRVLEELFEDKERGGYFLTSHAQERLIAREKPAYDGAEPSGNSTQALNLARLYSLSTDASYLKRLTRTLEAFGPRMEAAPTTLSEMLLALDVYRRGSKEVVIVTPGATQEAGSFMAEWREKFAPGTMLLVLSQSQVPELVSRIPWLAGKHAIHGKPTAYVCANGTCALPTQDAKQFAAQLDLRVSQS, via the coding sequence ATGGACACTTTCAGAGCCCACACGGAGTCGAATCAGCTCGGCAGCGAGAGCAGCCCATATTTACTTCAACATGCCAACAACCCTGTCCATTGGTATCCTTTCGGCGCTGCCGCGTTCGAGGCAGCCCAGAAACTGGGCCGGCCTGTTTTGCTGTCGGTGGGCTATTCGACCTGCCACTGGTGTCACGTCATGGCTCATGAATCTTTCGAGGATGAAGAAATAGCCGAGGTGCTCAATACCCGCTACGTCGCGATCAAAGTGGACCGTGAGGAGCGACCCGATGTGGATGCCGTGTACATGAGCGCAGTCCAAGCGATGAGCGGCCGTGGAGGCTGGCCGATGACCGTATGGCTCACGCCCTCTGGCAAACCCTTTTTTGCGGGCACTTACTTTCCGGCCAGGGATGGAGACCGTGGCACATCATACGGATTTTTGACCTTGCTCAAAGCGCTCGCGGATCGCTACCAGAGCAGTCCCATGGAATGTGAAACAGCCGCTGAACACGTTGCGAGCGTCATACAGGAGCATCTTCTGCCGAGTTCCGGGGCGATGCCGAGCGAGGACGTGATAGAGCGGGCGATGGATACGTACCGCGAGCACTATGATGCCCAGTATGGAGGGCTCAAACCCGCCCCCAAGTTCCCAACCAGTTTGCCGATTCGCCTTTGTTTACGTCGATATGCCACGCAGGGCGACAGCACGGCACTCGACATGGCTACGGCGACGTTGATGCACATGGCCAAAGGTGGCATCCACGATCATTTAGCGGGGGGCTTTCATCGCTACTCGACCGATGCGCGCTGGCTCGTGCCCCATTTTGAAAAGATGCTTTACGACAATGCTCTGTTGGTGTTGTGCTATCTCGATGGATACCAGGCGACTCATAATGATCTTTTTAGAGAGGTCGTCGATGACACGCTTGCATACGTAACGCGTGAAATGACGACGCCAGAGGGAGGATTTTATTCCGCGACTGATGCTGACAGTGTGGGTCCCACGAATGAGCACGGGGAAGGATGGTATTTCACCTGGACGCCTCAGGAGATTGCTGAGGTTTTAGGCGAAACTGACGGTGATATCGTCTCACGCTATTTCGGCGTGACCCCTGAGGGAAACTTTGAGGGCCGAAATGTGCTCCATGTCAATCAGTCATTAGAGAGCTTTGCCGAAGCGCTGGGGAAGCCGCCACTCCAAGTGGCGCAGCTCATCACGCTCGGCAAACAGAAGCTGCAGGAGGCGCGATCGCAGCGACCTTTGCCCGCACTAGATGACAAGGTGTTGCTGTCCTGGAATGCGCTCATGATTCAAGCGTTTGCGCGCGCCTCTCGCGTACTGGATCACGCCCCATCGAAGTATGCTGCCCTTTCAGCCGCTGATTTTATCATCACAAAAATGAGTCGCGACAGTCGACTTTTTCGCAGCTACAGTCGCGGAGAAACGCGCCATCCAGGCTATCTTCAGGATTATGCGTGCTGGATCGCGGCATTGCTTGATCTGTTCGAGCTGACGGGCGATGTGGCGTGGCTCAATCGTGCCATGGCGTATGATCGCGTCCTAGAGGAGCTCTTCGAGGATAAGGAGCGGGGTGGATATTTTTTGACCAGCCATGCTCAGGAACGGTTGATCGCCCGAGAGAAGCCGGCATATGACGGGGCTGAGCCCTCGGGCAACTCGACTCAGGCGCTCAACTTGGCGCGTCTATATTCGCTCAGCACTGATGCGTCTTACCTGAAACGACTCACCCGAACGCTAGAGGCATTTGGGCCGCGGATGGAGGCGGCGCCCACTACGCTGTCAGAAATGTTGCTTGCGTTGGATGTCTACAGGCGCGGCTCTAAGGAAGTGGTGATCGTAACCCCGGGTGCCACCCAAGAAGCGGGATCGTTCATGGCTGAGTGGCGGGAGAAATTTGCCCCGGGGACGATGCTTTTGGTGCTCTCTCAGTCCCAGGTTCCCGAGCTTGTTTCGCGGATCCCTTGGCTAGCGGGGAAACACGCCATCCACGGAAAGCCCACGGCATATGTCTGCGCGAATGGAACCTGTGCCTTACCTACACAGGATGCCAAGCAGTTTGCCGCTCAGCTCGATCTCCGTGTCAGTCAGTCGTAA
- a CDS encoding inositol-3-phosphate synthase — translation MKTPNPIAPASGKLGVLLPGMGAVATTFIAGCILARKGLAKPIGSLTQMGTIRLGKRNDNRCPRVQEFVPLASLDDLVFGGWDLFRDSAYDAAVQAQVLSAAHLDPIKDELQAIQPMQAVFFPEYVKRLRGENVKRETNKRELAEAARQDIRDFKAHNGLERCVAVWCGSTEVHHEMSSTHQSLSAFEKGLSANDPSISPSMIYAYACLLENVSYANGAPNLTVEIPALLELAKERRIPVSGKDFKTGQTLMKTIIAPGLRARMIGIHGWFSTNILGNRDGEVLDDPDSFRSKEVSKLGVLETILQPELHPALYGDLHHKVRIEYYKPRGDEKEGWDNLDIFGWLGYPMQIKLNFLCRDSILAAPIVLDLALFSDLAQRAGMHGVQEWLSFYYKSPMSAPHVYPENDLFVQSMKLKNTLRWLKGEPMITHLGQEYYD, via the coding sequence ATGAAAACTCCCAATCCCATCGCACCCGCATCCGGCAAACTCGGCGTGCTTTTGCCGGGCATGGGCGCAGTGGCCACCACATTCATCGCAGGGTGCATACTTGCACGCAAGGGCCTGGCCAAACCGATCGGATCCTTGACCCAAATGGGCACCATTCGGCTCGGCAAGCGCAACGACAATCGCTGCCCGCGTGTCCAAGAATTCGTGCCGCTAGCCTCGCTTGATGATCTTGTGTTTGGCGGCTGGGATCTTTTTCGCGACAGTGCCTATGACGCCGCCGTTCAGGCGCAGGTTCTCAGCGCAGCGCATCTGGATCCGATCAAAGACGAACTTCAAGCCATCCAGCCCATGCAGGCAGTGTTCTTTCCCGAATACGTCAAGCGCCTACGGGGTGAAAACGTCAAGCGCGAGACTAACAAGCGCGAGCTTGCGGAAGCTGCGCGTCAAGACATTCGCGATTTCAAGGCGCATAATGGCCTCGAGCGATGCGTCGCCGTGTGGTGCGGCTCGACCGAAGTCCATCACGAAATGTCCTCGACACATCAATCGCTTTCAGCCTTTGAAAAAGGCCTATCAGCGAACGATCCCTCCATCAGCCCATCGATGATTTATGCGTATGCGTGCCTCTTAGAGAACGTGTCGTACGCCAACGGCGCCCCCAATCTCACCGTTGAAATTCCTGCCCTGCTCGAGCTTGCGAAAGAGCGACGGATTCCGGTATCGGGGAAGGACTTCAAAACCGGTCAGACGCTGATGAAAACTATTATCGCGCCTGGGCTGCGCGCACGCATGATCGGTATTCATGGCTGGTTTTCAACCAACATCCTCGGCAACCGCGACGGCGAGGTACTCGACGACCCCGACAGCTTTCGATCCAAAGAGGTATCCAAACTCGGCGTGCTCGAAACCATCCTTCAGCCAGAGCTACATCCGGCTCTTTACGGAGACCTACATCACAAGGTTCGCATCGAGTATTACAAACCTCGTGGCGATGAGAAAGAGGGCTGGGACAACCTCGACATCTTCGGATGGCTAGGCTATCCGATGCAAATCAAGCTTAACTTTTTATGTCGGGATTCCATCCTCGCGGCGCCGATCGTGCTCGATTTGGCTCTTTTTAGCGACTTGGCGCAACGTGCTGGCATGCACGGCGTACAAGAATGGCTTTCCTTTTATTATAAGAGTCCCATGTCGGCACCTCATGTCTATCCCGAGAATGACCTCTTCGTGCAATCGATGAAACTCAAAAACACGTTGCGGTGGCTCAAGGGCGAGCCCATGATTACGCATCTTGGACAAGAATATTACGACTGA
- a CDS encoding trypsin-like serine protease has protein sequence MNDVAMLQLKAAIHLDQYPDLMRALDEPGLIPGGPSAWTLGWGSTQLSAAENKNGSDALQELKLPIGSEEDCETYAKTENGTWLYQAPEVICSQPAIRNPGNYGLGARAGKP, from the coding sequence ATGAACGACGTTGCCATGCTGCAGCTGAAAGCAGCCATTCATCTCGATCAGTATCCTGATCTGATGCGGGCATTGGACGAACCGGGTCTGATACCAGGAGGTCCCTCGGCGTGGACACTGGGGTGGGGTTCAACGCAACTGTCTGCCGCCGAAAACAAGAATGGCTCCGATGCGCTACAGGAATTAAAGCTGCCCATTGGTAGCGAAGAAGATTGTGAAACTTATGCAAAAACGGAAAATGGCACCTGGCTGTATCAGGCACCGGAAGTGATCTGTTCACAACCAGCAATCCGGAACCCCGGTAATTATGGGCTAGGAGCGCGGGCAGGTAAACCGTAG
- a CDS encoding phosphodiester glycosidase family protein, translating to MCRWVLGAVLVLAFVRGASADERWTSPYRGVKHVHIRANHLDAHAVVVDLGAASTSVVVTRPADRGITVREFAQRYNADIAINANYFDVGLRPCGLSAGDGVIWPDAYRESCRMSMGFGDLNEAVAFDSEAVLRGPLPEDWMKHVVSGKPWLLRRGVIQGGWYDPPHIHRPHPRTAIGLSRDRNTLFILVADGRRPGLPGIDGEALAVLLADLGAYDALNLDGGGSSALFINSEGGIQNRPSNPLLRGVGNHLGVRINASAKWYGAELEGISKTPMLRPGDVAKLWVRYRNTGRFSWQPRGKHAITLASTSQEPNPFYLPGWVSVTAPVGLDHVVRSGETATFDFPIGAPAMMGNFLLEVSPMLSGMEPIAAVPTGWQVTVEDAQAGLIEEVVAVEESDTDAPERSMLASMTGGIESLLWHAKSWIARMPSLW from the coding sequence ATGTGCCGATGGGTTTTGGGGGCGGTGCTCGTACTTGCATTCGTAAGGGGCGCGTCCGCCGATGAACGATGGACCTCTCCTTACCGAGGGGTTAAGCATGTGCACATACGCGCCAATCACCTTGATGCCCATGCTGTCGTCGTGGACTTGGGAGCGGCCAGCACTTCGGTAGTCGTCACGCGTCCGGCGGATCGAGGCATCACCGTAAGGGAGTTTGCCCAGCGATACAACGCCGACATTGCCATCAACGCCAATTACTTTGATGTGGGTCTGCGCCCATGTGGGCTGAGCGCGGGGGACGGTGTGATCTGGCCCGACGCGTACCGAGAGAGCTGCCGCATGAGCATGGGCTTTGGCGACTTGAACGAAGCTGTAGCGTTCGATTCGGAGGCAGTGTTGAGGGGGCCCTTGCCCGAAGACTGGATGAAGCACGTGGTGAGCGGCAAGCCGTGGCTCTTGCGCCGGGGTGTAATTCAAGGCGGCTGGTACGATCCACCGCACATCCATCGTCCTCACCCGAGGACAGCGATTGGTCTCAGCCGCGACCGAAATACGTTATTTATCTTGGTGGCTGATGGACGCAGGCCGGGGCTGCCTGGCATCGACGGCGAAGCTCTGGCTGTCCTTTTGGCGGACCTCGGCGCGTACGATGCTCTCAACCTGGATGGAGGCGGCTCGAGCGCCCTCTTCATCAACTCTGAGGGCGGTATTCAAAATCGACCTTCAAACCCGCTGTTGCGGGGCGTGGGCAATCATCTTGGTGTGCGCATCAACGCTTCGGCCAAGTGGTATGGCGCTGAACTCGAAGGGATTTCAAAAACGCCTATGCTTCGGCCCGGTGACGTGGCAAAACTCTGGGTTCGGTATCGAAACACGGGACGCTTTAGCTGGCAGCCTCGTGGCAAGCATGCCATCACGCTCGCTTCCACATCTCAAGAGCCCAATCCCTTCTACCTTCCGGGATGGGTCTCGGTCACTGCGCCAGTCGGTCTGGATCACGTGGTCCGCTCGGGTGAAACCGCCACGTTCGACTTTCCCATTGGCGCTCCAGCCATGATGGGAAACTTTCTGCTCGAGGTCTCGCCCATGCTCTCCGGTATGGAGCCTATCGCCGCTGTGCCGACGGGATGGCAGGTGACGGTTGAAGATGCGCAGGCAGGCCTGATAGAAGAAGTCGTCGCGGTAGAAGAGAGTGATACCGATGCACCGGAGCGAAGTATGTTGGCCTCCATGACTGGCGGAATTGAAAGCCTCCTATGGCACGCAAAGTCGTGGATCGCACGAATGCCATCTTTGTGGTGA
- a CDS encoding NTP transferase domain-containing protein yields the protein MTTQRAVILAAGRGSRLGMHETLPKPLQPVGGLPLIVRILRKLELSGVMEVGVVVGYLGQAIRHALANHHFDMRVHTITNAAWEKPNGTSLLSARDFIDRPTLVLMSDHLFALPLLERVQRHFVGVDEVALGVDYRPGRCFDIEDATKVQMDGSRITGIGKELADYDALDTGVFKVTPALIRALDAVNGPDGCSLSQGIAILARQGKMHGVDIGDAAWIDVDTPKAKRYAETYLTRYDELPLVQPMAPAMALSA from the coding sequence ATGACCACACAACGCGCAGTGATTCTTGCCGCCGGGCGCGGCTCTCGCTTGGGCATGCACGAAACGCTGCCCAAACCGCTTCAGCCGGTGGGGGGGCTGCCATTGATTGTCCGCATCCTCCGAAAGCTCGAGCTAAGCGGCGTGATGGAAGTTGGCGTGGTGGTAGGGTATCTCGGACAAGCGATTCGGCATGCGCTGGCGAATCATCACTTTGACATGCGGGTGCATACCATCACAAACGCCGCATGGGAGAAGCCCAATGGCACATCGCTCCTTTCGGCGCGCGACTTCATCGACCGGCCCACGTTGGTGTTGATGAGCGATCATTTATTTGCACTTCCCCTGCTAGAGCGCGTCCAACGACATTTTGTGGGCGTCGACGAAGTAGCACTGGGCGTAGACTATCGACCGGGGCGCTGTTTCGATATCGAGGATGCGACCAAAGTCCAAATGGACGGCAGCCGTATCACCGGCATCGGCAAAGAACTCGCCGACTACGACGCGTTAGACACGGGCGTGTTCAAAGTGACGCCCGCGCTGATTCGCGCGCTTGACGCCGTCAATGGGCCCGATGGCTGTTCGTTATCTCAGGGCATCGCGATCCTTGCCCGCCAGGGCAAGATGCACGGTGTCGATATTGGCGATGCGGCGTGGATCGATGTGGATACGCCCAAAGCCAAGCGGTATGCAGAAACGTATCTCACCCGATACGACGAGCTGCCCCTGGTGCAACCGATGGCTCCTGCCATGGCATTGTCGGCCTAA
- the ybeY gene encoding rRNA maturation RNase YbeY yields MLRALSIEAPELSILLCDDGSMRTLNRDYRKQDKPTDVLAFPMGARPRSNASVLLGDVVISLPTARRQAAGRGHDAMEEVTFLLAHGLLHLLGMDHRDPEEEESMMRYACALWATSRRTLGHVDKSKAGY; encoded by the coding sequence TATAGAAGCTCCCGAGCTTTCCATCCTGTTGTGCGACGATGGCTCGATGCGAACGCTGAATCGCGATTATCGCAAACAGGACAAGCCAACCGACGTGCTGGCGTTTCCGATGGGGGCTCGTCCCAGGAGCAACGCGTCCGTACTACTGGGGGATGTGGTCATCTCCCTCCCCACCGCACGGCGGCAGGCTGCGGGGCGGGGACACGATGCCATGGAAGAAGTGACCTTCCTGCTCGCGCACGGCCTTTTGCACTTGCTCGGAATGGACCACCGCGATCCTGAGGAGGAAGAATCGATGATGCGTTATGCCTGTGCGCTGTGGGCGACCTCCAGACGGACTCTAGGTCATGTGGATAAGAGCAAAGCTGGCTACTGA
- a CDS encoding HU family DNA-binding protein — protein MATGKRMTKAQIIGELSDKSGLTKKEVSSIFNGLQDLVRRELGKRGPGEFVIPDMLKLKVRNIPARKERKGLDPFTKQERVFPAKPATKKVRATALKKLKDLVA, from the coding sequence ATGGCAACCGGTAAGCGTATGACAAAGGCGCAAATCATCGGCGAACTCTCGGACAAGTCAGGACTGACAAAAAAAGAGGTTTCATCGATATTCAACGGGCTTCAGGATCTTGTGAGGCGTGAACTCGGCAAGCGCGGACCTGGTGAGTTCGTCATCCCAGATATGCTCAAGCTGAAGGTACGCAACATCCCCGCGCGCAAGGAGCGCAAAGGGCTGGATCCTTTTACAAAGCAAGAGCGTGTCTTTCCCGCCAAGCCTGCCACCAAAAAGGTGCGAGCGACGGCTCTAAAGAAGCTCAAGGACTTGGTCGCCTAG